TACGCCGCTCGATACGTTGTCACAGGTAAACGCGAATATCGCGATGCCGTCGATTCCTGATTACGACGTGGAACGAATCCTCGGCCACGGCGGCATGGGCATCGTGTACAAAGCGCATCATCTGAAGCTGAATCGCGACGTCGCGCTCAAGATGCTGCTGACCGGTTCCTATGCCAGTCGCCAGGAGCACGCACGGTTCGTGCGCGAAGCCGAGGCGATTGCCGCCCTGCGGCATCCGCACATCGTGCAGGTTTACGACATTGGCGAAGTCGACGGCCATCCCTATTACACGATGGAATTCGTCGACGGTGGCAGTCTCGCCCAGAAGCTCGCCGGCACAACCCAGCCGGTGCGCGAAGCGGCGGAGATGGTCAGCAGGCTCGCCGAAGCCGTGCAGGCCGCGCACGAATCGGGAATCGTCCATCGCGATCTCAAGCCTGGCAATATTCTGTTGGCCGATGGAGAAACTCCGAAGATCACGGACTTCGGCCTGGCGCGCCGATTGGATCGCGACAGCGGGTTGACGCACACCGGCGCCCGCATCGGCACGCCGAGTTACATGGCTCCCGAACAGATGACCGGCGGCGCGTCGGCGCTCAGCCCGGCCGTCGATATCTTTGCCCTGGGTGCCATTTTATACGAGATGTTGACCGGGCGACCGCCGTTCCAGGGCGAGAGTCTTTCCGATATCGAACGCAAGCTGACGACCGAGGATCCGCTTCCTCCGGCGCACTTGAATCCCAAGGTGCCGCGCGATTTGCAGACGATCTGCCTGAAATGTCTCGAAAAAGATCCTCGCGCGCGCTACCCCACGGCCGGCGAGCTGGCGGCGGACTTGGATCGCTTTCTGCACCACGAGCCGATTCGCGCGCGACCCATTGCCCCCGCCGAACGAGCCGCCCGCTGGATTCGGCGGAACCCGCTCCTTGCGGCGCTGGCCGTGACTTCGGTGGTGCTGATCGCGTTGATCGCCAGCGCCGTGACCCAGGAATGGGCGGAGGCAGCCGCGCGGCGAGCGGAGAAAATGCGGTTGAATATGCGCCTGGATTCCGGAATCCAGTTAGTGCAGGCCGGCCGTTTTGCCGAAGCACGGGCCATCCTGGGCAAACTGGGCGATGGTGGCTTTGCGGAATTGCGACAGCGCATCGACCGGGTCCTCGATGATCTCACGCTCGTCGAAAACCTGGAGTTGGTCGAAGAACGCCGCGCCACGGTCCTCAATGCGCAAGATTCCAACTGGCGTCCCAACGCGCGGGCTGCGGCGGAATACGAAGCGTTGCTGGCCAGCGCCGGAATCGGCAAGGCGGCGGCCGATTCGGCCACGGTGGCGGCGCGAATCAAGGCGTCGGATGTGCGCGCGGCGCTCGTGGCCGCGGTGGATGACTGGTCGGTCTGCGAGTCCGATGCACGCAGCCGCGATTGGTTGCTCGCCGTCGCGCAGGCGGCCTCGGCCGACCAATGCGACTGGCAGAAGCAATACCATGATCCGGTCAAGTGGAGTGATCCAGACCACCTTGCACACCTGGCTGAGACAGCGCCTTTGGCGACCGTTTCGGTGCTGCAGCTAAGGGCGCTCTGTCATCGACTGGCTGTCGCGAAGCTTGACGTGAAATCCTTTCGAGCGCGCGTCCAGCAGGCACACGTCAATAGTTTGTTGGCGAACCTGGCTTTGGCCGACGCCTTGCGAAAGAACGACCCGTTGGAATCACTGCGGTACTACCAGGCCGCACTTGCCATCCGGCCCGACTCGAGCACGGCACACAACAATTTGGCCGTCGCGCTCGTGGCACTCGGACGACGCGAGGAAGCGATCGCCGAATACCAAAGGTCCCTCGAGTTCGATCCGCGGTCGACCGCTGCCCACTACAATCTGGCGCGCGAGTTGTCGCAAGAGCGGCCCGGCGAGGCGGTCATACACTTCGAGCAAGCCAGCAAGCTGGATCCGAAACTGTCAGTGGCCTATCTCGGGCTGGGAGAAATATTGCTCGGAGAACAAAGGTACGCCGAGGCCGCGGCCTGCCTCAATCGTGGGCTCGCCGTGGTCGGCCAGGGCGAGCCACTGCGGGACGAGTTTATCCAGCTCCTCGAACGCTGCGAAGCGCAAGGCCGCGTAGGGCCCTAGCAGCCTGTTGAAAAAAGCCCTCGGGGCTTTTTTCAACCTCGCCAAGTGCGACGCAAAGCTTCGCACGGCTCGCAAAATAACGACTTACGTCGATATTTTGCCATCGCATCCCTGCGATGTCGCAGCCCGTTGAGTTCTTCGACAGGCTGCTAGACAAGTCTAGACAATCGGCGGCCCTCTCAACGCAGCGAAACGATCCGCGCGTTCTGGCAGCTTGCCAGGGCGCGCGGTTTTTTTGCGCCGCCGCGGCAGCATTCCCGTAGGCAAAAAGCCCGTAGAAAAAAAGAAAGCCGCCAAGGCGGTTAGGGGCGCCTGGCGGCTATGGCTGCAACTCGTGGGGGAGGGCCGCTACGGGGATAGAGGCCAATGCAGCCTCTGAAACTTTAGCGATCTGCGCCCCCCACTCACAATATGCCGATAGGCATACGAAAAATGGTCTTACGTACTGCGAAAAGTCGTTGCGACAAAATGCCTTACATCAAGCCTGGTCGGCGGGAACCATGCCCCCTTCGACAGCAGCAATCCGTGTGCCCTTATGGGGATTCCTTGCGGAAGAGGAAACCCACGATGACCCAGCCGTTTTCCTCGGTCGCGGCATAGGTGCCACCGATTCCCAAGTAACGCCGGGCGACCTGATAATCGGGGAGCTTGCTGCCGTCGAGTTCCGCCTTGCGCACCGTGCCGTCGGCCTGTTCTTCCTGAGCCGATCGGATGATCTGCGCGAGAATGGTTTCCGACTCGGGCAGCTTGCCGGCCTTGAAAAGGTCGTAGGTAATGCGGAACTGCTCATCGGCTCGGGTGAAATTCCGGACGCAAATCTGCGTCGCGCCGAGCTTGGTCAACTCGTCGTTGACGCGCTTGTAGTCGCCATCGTTTTGCAGCCGGTCGCGCTCGTCGGCTCCCGCCAACACTTTCTCCATGAAGTCGACGTGCGAAGCGACGAGCAAATGGCCGCGCGCCACGGCCACGGCGGCATTGGGTAGCTGCACGGCCTCTTCCCCCTCTTCGCCGAGCTTGGCCCGGATGCGATCACCGGCGTTCTTGGGCTCGGGCGAATCCGAGATGGTCACCGAATGCGCCGCCGCGCTGCCACCTCCGATTTGCTCATCGGGCCGCTCGACGACGACGGCAGCCACTGAATCGTCCTCGGCCTTCATCTCCCAGATGATGTAGTCCTTGTAGACTCGCTTGATCACGTTCTCATCGGTTTCCAGCGA
Above is a window of Pirellulales bacterium DNA encoding:
- a CDS encoding protein kinase, with protein sequence MTYEERIDELLTEVLETDRTPEDVCAEEPQLLTAVRARLNRFRAVEAQVNSLFPPTEGRATPLDTLSQVNANIAMPSIPDYDVERILGHGGMGIVYKAHHLKLNRDVALKMLLTGSYASRQEHARFVREAEAIAALRHPHIVQVYDIGEVDGHPYYTMEFVDGGSLAQKLAGTTQPVREAAEMVSRLAEAVQAAHESGIVHRDLKPGNILLADGETPKITDFGLARRLDRDSGLTHTGARIGTPSYMAPEQMTGGASALSPAVDIFALGAILYEMLTGRPPFQGESLSDIERKLTTEDPLPPAHLNPKVPRDLQTICLKCLEKDPRARYPTAGELAADLDRFLHHEPIRARPIAPAERAARWIRRNPLLAALAVTSVVLIALIASAVTQEWAEAAARRAEKMRLNMRLDSGIQLVQAGRFAEARAILGKLGDGGFAELRQRIDRVLDDLTLVENLELVEERRATVLNAQDSNWRPNARAAAEYEALLASAGIGKAAADSATVAARIKASDVRAALVAAVDDWSVCESDARSRDWLLAVAQAASADQCDWQKQYHDPVKWSDPDHLAHLAETAPLATVSVLQLRALCHRLAVAKLDVKSFRARVQQAHVNSLLANLALADALRKNDPLESLRYYQAALAIRPDSSTAHNNLAVALVALGRREEAIAEYQRSLEFDPRSTAAHYNLARELSQERPGEAVIHFEQASKLDPKLSVAYLGLGEILLGEQRYAEAAACLNRGLAVVGQGEPLRDEFIQLLERCEAQGRVGP